Proteins found in one Micropterus dolomieu isolate WLL.071019.BEF.003 ecotype Adirondacks linkage group LG10, ASM2129224v1, whole genome shotgun sequence genomic segment:
- the ccr6a gene encoding C-C chemokine receptor type 6a encodes MTDIYLLNVAIADLLFVVSLPLIVHNELSEWPMGNTACKLLRGSYSVNLYSGMLLLACISTDRYIAIVQARRSFRLRSLQYSRVMCTIVWASAFLLSFPTFYFYSRYEPSHTLEAFMEDTMVNQTSEAHHYVCEFQFSDNSTAWMTKVAVPSTQLAVGFFLPLLIMVFCYTGVIITLMKARNFQRHKAVRVVLAVVAVFIICHLPYNVTLLFDTVNMFGEQTCEFSDVILTAKTVTQTIAYLHCCLNPVLYAFVGVKFRNHFRRIVQDLWCLGKRYIAPRRFSRVTSEIYMSARRSVDGSSDNGSSFTM; translated from the coding sequence ATGACCGACATCTACCTGCTCAACGTCGCCATCGCAGACCTGCTGTTCGTGGTGTCGCTGCCTCTCATCGTCCACAACGAGCTGTCGGAGTGGCCGATGGGGAACACGGCCTGCAAGCTGCTGCGCGGCTCCTACAGCGTGAACCTGTACAGCGGCATGCTGCTGCTCGCCTGCATAAGCACCGACCGCTACATCGCCATCGTCCAGGCACGCCGCAGCTTCAGACTGCGCTCGCTGCAGTACAGCCGCGTCATGTGCACCATCGTCTGGGCCTCCGCCTTCCTGCTGTCCTTCCCCACCTTCTACTTCTACAGCAGGTACGAGCCCTCCCACACCCTGGAAGCCTTCATGGAGGACACGATGGTGAACCAGACCTCCGAGGCTCATCATTACGTCTGTGAGTTTCAGTTTTCGGACAACTCCACCGCCTGGATGACCAAGGTGGCGGTCCCCAGCACCCAGCTGGCCGTGGGCTTCTTCCTTCCGCTGCTCATCATGGTCTTCTGCTACACCGGCGTCATCATCACCCTGATGAAAGCCAGAAACTTCCAGCGGCACAAGGCGGTGCGGGTGGTGCTGGCCGTGGTGGCGGTGTTCATCATTTGCCACCTGCCCTACAATGTCACGCTGCTGTTCGACACCGTCAACATGTTCGGGGAGCAGACGTGTGAATTTTCGGACGTCATTCTCACTGCCAAGACGGTGACGCAGACCATCGCCTACCTGCACTGCTGCCTGAACCCGGTGCTGTACGCCTTCGTCGGGGTGAAGTTCAGGAACCACTTCAGGAGGATCGTCCAGGACCTGTGGTGTCTGGGGAAGAGGTACATCGCCCCACGCCGCTTCTCCAGGGTCACCTCCGAGATCTACATGTCCGCTCGCCGCTCGGTAGACGGATCCAGCGACAACGGCTCGTCTTTCACCATGTGA
- the LOC123977341 gene encoding kelch repeat and BTB domain-containing protein 11-like: MEASEGEEGSAGALCSHLGSGAAETSQQISAENCYELLTKAKSGGSQRERDRVYRYMSDNYLQVLRSPGVYGRLTAGEREHILARRMEGRKVLAVAETSEVCDRGGSRENSRPQSPLLAAPEDSNHRRVFCLHPERQQWEVLTGLPEEVPAKGSGMCTMYNYLFVAGGIRAHGDGRSKASDRVFCYNPLTGLWSQIRPLTQPRCQLRLVSMDGYLYAIGGECLFTVERYDPRADRWSPVAPLPKGSFAVAHEATSCGGELFVSGGSLFYRLLRYDSRRDEWEECPFNESRRRSTDMVAHRSLVYRFDVDRERAGVSVYKYNTVVKVWHGGTSFPLHNPLPFRCAVLGDQIYCVNRSQTLRFEVREEREGFLPDVLPSPAEARGTLVPFVLSLNK, from the coding sequence ATGGAGGCCAGTGAGGGCGAGGAGGGGTCCGCCGGGGCTCTTTGTTCACACCTCGGCTCCGGGGCCGCGGAAACGTCGCAGCAGATCAGCGCAGAAAACTGCTACGAGCTCCTGACAAAAGCCAAGAGCGGCGGATCGCAGCGCGAGAGGGACCGGGTCTACCGGTACATGAGCGACAACTACCTGCAGGTGCTGCGGAGCCCCGGGGTGTACGGCCGGCTGACCGCGGGGGAGCGGGAGCACATCCTGGCCCGGAGGATGGAGGGGAGGAAGGTGCTGGCGGTGGCCGAGACCAGCGAGGTGTGTGACCGCGGGGGGAGCCGGGAGAACAGCCGGCCGCAGAGCCCGCTGCTGGCCGCCCCGGAGGACTCCAACCACCGGCGGGTGTTCTGCCTCCACCCGGAGCGGCAGCAGTGGGAGGTGCTGACCGGCCTGCCGGAGGAGGTCCCGGCCAAAGGCTCGGGGATGTGCACCATGTACAACTACCTGTTCGTGGCGGGGGGGATCCGGGCGCACGGGGACGGCCGCTCCAAAGCGTCGGACCGGGTCTTCTGCTACAACCCGCTGACCGGCCTGTGGAGCCAGATCCGCCCGCTGACCCAGCCCCGCTGCCAGCTCAGGCTGGTCTCCATGGACGGCTACCTGTACGCCATCGGAGGGGAGTGTCTGTTCACGGTGGAGCGCTACGACCCGCGCGCGGACAGGTGGAGTCCGGTGGCCCCGCTGCCCAAAGGCTCCTTCGCGGTGGCGCACGAGGCGACCTCCTGCGGCGGGGAGCTGTTCGTGTCCGGGGGCTCGCTCTTCTACCGCCTGCTGCGGTACGACTCCCGCCGGGACGAGTGGGAGGAGTGTCCGTTCAACGAGAGCCGGCGGCGCTCCACGGACATGGTGGCGCACCGGAGCCTCGTGTACCGCTTCGACGTGGACCGGGAGCGCGCGGGGGTCAGCGTGTACAAGTACAACACGGTGGTGAAGGTGTGGCACGGCGGCACCTCCTTCCCGCTCCACAACCCGCTGCCGTTCCGGTGCGCGGTGCTCGGGGACCAGATCTACTGCGTCAACCGGAGCCAGACGCTGCGGTTCGAGGTGCGGGAAGAGCGGGAGGGCTTCCTGCCGGATGTGCTGCCCTCCCCCGCAGAGGCCAGAGGAACCCTGGTGCCCTTCGTCCTCTCTCTGAACAAATGA
- the LOC123977345 gene encoding uncharacterized protein LOC123977345, producing the protein MTSHWFYAITLFYTITLVYDITLVYDITLVYAITLFYAITLFYTITLVYDITLVYDITLVLRHHTVLHHHTVLRHHTVLHHHTGSTPSHCSTTSHCSTPSHCSTTSHWSTTSHWSTTSHWSMTSHWFYAITLFYAITLVYAITLFYAITLVYDITLVYDITLVYDITLVYDITLFYDITLFYDITLVYDITLFYAITLVYDITLVYDITLVYDITLVYDITLVYDITLVLHHHTVLRHHTVLRHHTGLRHHTVLRHHTGLRHHTGLRHHTGLRHHTGSTPSHCSMTSHWSMTSHWFYAITLFYDITLFYDITLVYNITLVYDITLFYDITLFYDITLVYDITLVLRHHTGL; encoded by the coding sequence ATGACATCACACTGGTTCTACGCCATCACACTGTTCTACACCATCACACTGGTCTACGACATCACACTGGTCTATGACATCACACTGGTCTACGCCATCACACTGTTCTACGCCATCACACTGTTCTACACCATCACACTGGTCTACGACATCACACTGGTCTATGACATCACACTGGTTCTACGCCATCACACTGTTCTACACCATCACACTGTTCTACGACATCACACTGTTCTACACCATCACACTGGTTCTACGCCATCACACTGTTCTACGACATCACACTGTTCTACGCCATCACACTGTTCTACGACATCACACTGGTCTACGACATCACACTGGTCTACGACATCACACTGGTCTATGACATCACACTGGTTCTACGCCATCACACTGTTCTACGCCATCACACTGGTCTACGCCATCACACTGTTCTACGCCATCACACTGGTCTACGACATCACACTGGTCTACGACATCACACTGGTCTACGACATCACACTGGTCTACGACATCACACTGTTCTACGACATCACACTGTTCTACGACATCACACTGGTCTACGACATCACACTGTTCTACGCCATCACACTGGTCTACGACATCACACTGGTCTACGACATCACACTGGTCTACGACATCACACTGGTCTATGACATCACACTGGTCTACGACATCACACTGGTTCTACACCATCACACTGTTCTACGACATCACACTGTTCTACGACATCACACTGGTCTACGACATCACACTGTTCTACGACATCACACTGGTCTACGACATCACACTGGTCTACGACATCACACTGGTCTACGACATCACACTGGTTCTACACCATCACACTGTTCTATGACATCACACTGGTCTATGACATCACACTGGTTCTACGCCATCACACTGTTCTATGACATCACACTGTTCTATGACATCACACTGGTCTATAACATCACACTGGTCTATGACATCACACTGTTCTATGACATCACACTGTTCTATGACATCACACTGGTCTATGACATCACACTGGTTCTACGCCATCACACTGGTCTATGA